A stretch of the Oceanicola sp. D3 genome encodes the following:
- a CDS encoding OmpA family protein: MRNLLLSSALVAASALAANAQSATPYSADDVANFLVDSADLGLNRGICIGTAEECAPPKPKGMDMMINFELDSAELTEEAKASLAVVAQAFEDERLKKARFMIEGHTDARGTENYNGNLSEDRAASVKAYLIGLGVTEERLSAMGFGESTPRTEDPMDPENRRVELRIDLQ; this comes from the coding sequence ATGCGCAATCTGCTCCTCTCTTCTGCTCTGGTTGCAGCCTCCGCGCTGGCCGCCAACGCCCAGTCCGCAACGCCCTATTCCGCTGACGATGTGGCCAACTTCCTCGTCGACAGTGCCGATCTCGGCCTGAACCGCGGCATCTGCATCGGCACCGCCGAGGAATGCGCCCCGCCCAAGCCCAAGGGCATGGACATGATGATCAACTTCGAACTCGACAGCGCCGAGCTGACCGAGGAGGCCAAGGCTTCCCTCGCCGTCGTGGCGCAGGCGTTCGAGGATGAGCGGCTCAAGAAGGCCCGCTTCATGATCGAAGGTCACACCGATGCCCGCGGCACCGAAAACTACAATGGCAACCTCTCCGAGGATCGCGCCGCCTCCGTGAAGGCCTACCTGATCGGCCTCGGCGTCACCGAAGAGCGGCTCTCTGCCATGGGATTCGGTGAGAGCACGCCCCGCACCGAAGACCCGATGGATCCGGAAAACCGGCGCGTCGAACTGCGGATCGACCTGCAATAA
- a CDS encoding type VI secretion system tube protein Hcp — translation MATALYMKMDGVEGECVVEGYEGWIDLLRMEFGGSQSTTLGTGRGGGAGKVSMDDLTFTKLCDKCSPGLVRKLCLGEHYDDVLIHVTKATGGVPLPYFTIKLNHALVSHMEFGAAGKDDQMVETGSLCYRQITVEYRIQNEDGTDMGTTMAQYNVATGVS, via the coding sequence ATGGCGACAGCTCTCTACATGAAAATGGACGGTGTCGAAGGCGAGTGCGTCGTTGAAGGCTACGAAGGCTGGATCGACCTGCTGCGCATGGAATTCGGCGGCAGCCAGTCCACCACCCTCGGAACCGGGCGCGGTGGCGGCGCGGGCAAGGTTTCGATGGATGACCTGACGTTCACCAAGCTCTGCGACAAGTGTTCCCCGGGCCTCGTGCGCAAGCTCTGCCTCGGCGAGCACTACGACGACGTGCTGATCCACGTCACCAAGGCCACCGGCGGCGTCCCGCTGCCCTATTTCACCATAAAGCTGAACCATGCCCTGGTGTCCCACATGGAGTTCGGCGCGGCGGGCAAGGACGACCAGATGGTGGAGACGGGCAGCCTTTGCTACCGCCAGATCACCGTCGAGTATCGCATACAGAATGAAGACGGCACCGACATGGGCACAACCATGGCCCAGTATAACGTGGCCACGGGCGTCAGCTGA
- the tssB gene encoding type VI secretion system contractile sheath small subunit, which translates to MADSATRFIKRNRPPRVQIAYEDPYDSEKNVELPFVMGVMADLSGNSSAVEKDPMAERKFTQVDTENFDDYMDAVAPGVSFNVDNKLGEEEGEKLGVSLNFSKMSDLDPGEIAKQVPALKKLLDARDELANLQRYMNGKSGAQDQLRKLLADPEMMKLLAEKRADINDDNEEGGEESEG; encoded by the coding sequence ATGGCTGATTCAGCAACCCGATTCATCAAACGCAACCGCCCCCCTCGGGTGCAGATCGCCTACGAAGACCCGTATGACAGCGAAAAGAATGTCGAGCTGCCCTTCGTGATGGGCGTGATGGCAGACCTGTCCGGCAACTCTTCGGCAGTCGAGAAAGACCCGATGGCAGAGCGCAAGTTCACCCAGGTCGATACCGAGAACTTCGATGATTACATGGATGCCGTCGCTCCCGGCGTGTCGTTCAACGTCGACAACAAGCTGGGCGAGGAAGAGGGCGAGAAGCTGGGTGTGAGCCTGAACTTCTCCAAGATGTCCGACCTTGATCCGGGCGAGATCGCCAAACAGGTGCCCGCACTCAAGAAGCTGCTGGACGCCCGCGACGAGCTGGCCAACCTACAGCGCTACATGAACGGCAAGTCCGGCGCGCAGGACCAGCTGCGCAAGCTGCTCGCCGACCCCGAGATGATGAAGCTGCTCGCCGAGAAGCGCGCCGACATCAACGACGACAACGAAGAGGGCGGCGAGGAGAGCGAGGGCTGA
- the tssC gene encoding type VI secretion system contractile sheath large subunit, whose amino-acid sequence MATEAQQEAGAAGGEVDELDAFSAALKTNFKPRSDTAATEVENAVSTLVKTALSDSTVIKEDILDTVDEMIAKLDEKLTSQVNEIIHHDQYQQIESAWRGLHHCVMNSEPDATMKIKVLNVSKKELERELRSFPGAKWDQSPLFKQIYEHEFGQLGGQPYGALIGDFYFDHSPADVRLLRDLGKIAAASMAPFIAAADSGLMNMDSWNDLNKPADLGSIFETPDYAAWKSLRESENSRYVALTAPRVLAREPYGQNSLPVEAFNFEEETDGHEGKKYAWMNASYAMAANIARAHKEYGWTVRIRGVQSGGEVINLPTHTFDTGDGSTDQKCPTEIAISDRREGELSKAGIISLVHRKNTDKAAFIGAQSLYKPKSYVDPEATAADNLSSRLPYIFAVSRFSHYLKCIVRDQIGSTKEQDVLERDLKNWIAQYIDGDPKNSSETAKAKRPLAGAEIKIVPDEENPGYYMGKFFLRPHFQMEGMDIGMSLVSRLPSGG is encoded by the coding sequence ATGGCAACCGAAGCCCAACAGGAAGCCGGCGCCGCAGGTGGTGAGGTCGACGAACTCGACGCCTTCTCCGCAGCGCTGAAGACCAACTTCAAACCCCGCTCCGACACCGCCGCCACCGAAGTGGAAAACGCGGTATCGACGCTGGTGAAAACGGCGCTCTCCGACAGCACCGTGATCAAGGAAGACATCCTCGACACCGTCGACGAGATGATCGCCAAGCTGGATGAAAAGCTGACCAGCCAGGTCAACGAGATCATCCACCACGACCAATATCAGCAGATCGAAAGCGCATGGCGCGGGCTGCATCACTGCGTGATGAACTCCGAACCTGACGCAACGATGAAGATCAAGGTGCTCAACGTCTCCAAGAAAGAGCTTGAGCGCGAGCTGCGCAGCTTCCCCGGCGCGAAGTGGGACCAGTCGCCGCTGTTCAAGCAGATCTACGAGCACGAATTCGGCCAGCTCGGCGGCCAGCCCTACGGCGCGCTGATCGGCGACTTCTACTTCGATCACAGCCCCGCCGACGTGCGCCTGCTGCGTGACCTCGGCAAAATCGCCGCCGCCTCCATGGCGCCCTTCATCGCTGCCGCAGACTCCGGCCTGATGAACATGGACAGCTGGAACGACCTCAACAAGCCGGCCGACCTTGGCTCGATCTTCGAGACCCCGGATTACGCCGCCTGGAAGTCGCTGCGCGAGAGCGAAAACTCCCGCTACGTGGCCCTGACCGCCCCGCGCGTTCTGGCCCGCGAGCCCTATGGGCAAAACTCGCTGCCGGTCGAGGCCTTCAACTTCGAAGAAGAGACCGATGGCCACGAAGGCAAGAAATACGCCTGGATGAACGCCTCCTACGCCATGGCGGCCAACATCGCCCGGGCGCACAAGGAATATGGCTGGACGGTCCGCATCCGTGGCGTGCAGTCGGGCGGCGAGGTGATCAACCTGCCCACCCACACCTTCGACACCGGCGATGGCTCGACCGACCAGAAGTGCCCCACCGAGATTGCAATCTCGGATCGGCGCGAGGGCGAGCTTTCCAAGGCGGGCATCATCAGCCTCGTGCACCGCAAGAACACCGACAAGGCCGCCTTCATCGGTGCCCAGTCGCTCTACAAGCCGAAGTCCTATGTGGACCCAGAGGCAACCGCGGCCGACAACCTGTCGTCCCGCCTGCCCTATATCTTCGCGGTGTCGCGCTTCTCGCACTACCTCAAGTGCATCGTGCGCGACCAGATCGGCTCCACCAAAGAGCAAGACGTCCTTGAACGCGACCTGAAGAACTGGATCGCCCAGTATATCGACGGCGACCCCAAGAACTCTTCGGAAACCGCCAAGGCCAAGCGTCCGCTCGCAGGTGCCGAGATCAAGATCGTCCCCGACGAGGAGAACCCCGGCTATTACATGGGCAAGTTCTTCCTGCGTCCGCACTTCCAGATGGAAGGCATGGACATCGGCATGAGCCTCGTCTCCCGCCTGCCCTCCGGCGGCTGA
- the tssG gene encoding type VI secretion system baseplate subunit TssG, with product MSKKGKAVADEAKPVPLEEAQTRRQMLEAEPYRFNIHALLREMERMYPDRPRIGRSQVLNQEIVNIGQDPFLDFPASNVKAFEVREDEIPRLRTRFLGYFGPQGPLPILTTAEAMRWQEAGDDAFVRFADIFATRFLQLFHRVWADARPIAQFDRPEEDRFAAYVGSTIGIGTAPFRDRDRVPDIAKLPFAGVMASRVKSAKRLQQVLEGVLGVDVKIREREGIWLEFEESDLTRLGEAGADLGRNTYAGRRVYSINDKAAIEIRTEQLEDYESFLPGGEMFERLADMVRFYLGEQIDFDVELALPRQLCPKAQLGTKGRLGYTTWTPLKADDEGSREDDYVSDARFSLHQAVIGDIQTE from the coding sequence GTGAGCAAAAAGGGCAAAGCCGTGGCCGATGAGGCCAAGCCGGTGCCACTGGAAGAGGCGCAGACGCGCCGCCAGATGCTCGAGGCCGAGCCCTACCGCTTCAACATCCACGCACTCCTGCGCGAGATGGAGCGGATGTATCCCGACAGGCCCCGAATTGGCCGCAGTCAGGTGCTCAACCAGGAAATCGTGAACATCGGGCAGGACCCGTTTCTGGATTTTCCCGCCTCCAACGTGAAGGCCTTCGAGGTTCGCGAAGACGAAATTCCGCGCCTGCGCACCCGGTTTCTTGGCTACTTCGGCCCGCAAGGCCCCCTGCCCATCCTGACGACGGCGGAGGCCATGCGCTGGCAGGAGGCGGGCGATGATGCCTTCGTGCGCTTCGCCGATATCTTTGCCACGCGCTTCCTTCAGCTCTTCCACCGGGTCTGGGCCGATGCCCGCCCCATCGCCCAGTTCGACCGCCCCGAAGAGGACCGTTTCGCCGCCTATGTCGGCTCCACCATCGGCATCGGCACCGCCCCCTTCCGCGACCGCGACAGGGTGCCAGACATCGCCAAGCTGCCCTTTGCCGGGGTCATGGCCAGCCGTGTCAAATCGGCCAAACGCCTGCAACAGGTGCTCGAAGGGGTGCTCGGCGTTGACGTCAAGATCCGCGAACGCGAGGGCATCTGGCTGGAGTTCGAAGAAAGCGACCTCACCCGCCTCGGTGAGGCGGGGGCCGATCTTGGCCGCAACACCTACGCAGGTCGCCGGGTTTATTCGATCAACGACAAGGCCGCCATCGAGATCCGCACCGAGCAGCTCGAAGATTACGAGAGCTTCCTGCCCGGCGGAGAAATGTTTGAACGGCTCGCAGATATGGTAAGGTTCTATCTGGGTGAGCAGATTGATTTCGACGTCGAGCTCGCCCTGCCCCGTCAGCTGTGCCCCAAGGCCCAGCTCGGGACCAAGGGGCGGCTGGGGTATACCACCTGGACGCCGCTGAAGGCCGACGACGAGGGCAGCCGTGAAGATGATTATGTTTCAGACGCCCGTTTCAGCCTTCATCAGGCTGTGATCGGCGACATTCAAACCGAGTAA
- the tssF gene encoding type VI secretion system baseplate subunit TssF encodes MNREFLNAYNKELAILYERSKEFAEEYPGIAERLGGLTEDKLDPGLGGLFEGTAFMAARIQVAVQGEFETFTTALLDQLMPDYLAPTPSAMIVQAKPDYTEKDLVKGESFPAGSYLDATYVEREQRVSARFRLSSPLTLWPLDIDTATYMPSPGPMQALGLDVLRQTASGLRLRFVRRTDNEERDPELPPKKGDKPALVNEIQARELPVYLNGPRADMVTLYEQLFADTCRVTLRYLDRSGDPVFLPCPPDFLEQVGFREEERLFPEEDKIFEGFSHLREYWILPQKFLGFRMRGLRRLLARIPAPMFDVLIEFDKSQPKLAALIEPSHFRLFASPAVNLFEERCSRVRPDPKFNEYLVVPDSSPSVNYEVHRLKEVYAHYPGMRKKVRVNRLYSQPDGEVRPGDALYYSHRRKPRRLTEKERRFGFGGDYVGTETYLSIYEPAGLDDEERVQRLQVIALCSNRHLVQQLPIGQSQVDFRLTDDVNVPLACISGPTPPRASIADLDHNDPRIGHHGEVMWRLVNLLSFNQLGLKDRHSDDPAGGLRELLGLFSDIGDAVTERQIRGINGINSRPITRSLRREDGYHAARGTEVTLRFDERAFEGTGIMLLGAVLDRFFADYAHMNSFTETVLVSDSRGEVMRFAPRSGTGPLL; translated from the coding sequence ATGAACCGCGAATTCCTCAACGCCTACAACAAGGAACTGGCGATCCTCTACGAGCGCTCCAAGGAGTTTGCCGAGGAGTATCCGGGCATTGCCGAGCGTCTCGGCGGGCTGACCGAAGACAAGCTAGACCCGGGCCTGGGCGGGCTCTTTGAAGGCACCGCCTTCATGGCCGCGCGGATTCAGGTGGCGGTTCAGGGCGAGTTTGAAACCTTCACCACCGCCCTGCTCGACCAGCTCATGCCCGACTACCTCGCGCCCACGCCCTCGGCGATGATCGTGCAGGCAAAGCCGGATTACACCGAGAAGGATCTGGTCAAGGGCGAGAGCTTCCCCGCCGGCTCCTATCTGGATGCCACCTATGTGGAGCGCGAGCAGCGCGTGTCGGCCCGCTTCCGGCTGTCATCCCCGCTCACGCTCTGGCCGCTCGACATTGATACCGCCACCTACATGCCCTCGCCCGGCCCAATGCAGGCGCTGGGGCTCGATGTGCTTCGCCAAACCGCATCCGGCCTGCGCCTGCGTTTCGTGCGCCGCACCGACAACGAAGAGCGTGATCCCGAGCTGCCCCCCAAGAAGGGCGACAAGCCCGCGCTGGTCAACGAGATCCAGGCCCGCGAGCTGCCGGTGTACCTCAACGGCCCCCGCGCCGATATGGTCACGCTCTACGAACAGCTCTTTGCCGACACCTGCCGCGTCACCCTGCGCTACCTTGATCGCTCGGGAGACCCGGTGTTCCTGCCCTGCCCGCCTGACTTTCTGGAGCAGGTGGGCTTCCGCGAGGAAGAGCGGCTGTTCCCTGAGGAAGACAAGATCTTCGAGGGCTTCTCGCACCTGCGCGAATACTGGATCCTGCCGCAAAAGTTCCTTGGCTTCCGCATGCGCGGGCTGCGCCGCCTGCTGGCCCGTATCCCCGCGCCGATGTTCGATGTGCTGATCGAGTTCGACAAGAGCCAGCCCAAACTCGCCGCCCTGATCGAGCCCAGCCACTTCCGCCTCTTCGCCTCGCCCGCCGTGAACCTCTTTGAGGAGCGGTGCAGCCGCGTGCGGCCAGACCCGAAGTTCAACGAATATCTCGTCGTCCCCGACAGCAGCCCCTCGGTGAATTACGAGGTCCATCGCCTCAAGGAGGTTTACGCCCACTATCCGGGGATGCGAAAGAAGGTGCGCGTCAACCGCCTCTACTCGCAGCCCGATGGAGAGGTGCGCCCCGGTGATGCGCTCTATTACAGCCACCGGCGCAAACCCCGCCGCCTGACCGAGAAAGAGCGGCGCTTTGGCTTTGGCGGCGATTACGTTGGCACCGAAACCTACCTCAGCATCTACGAGCCCGCCGGGCTGGATGACGAGGAGCGGGTGCAGCGGCTTCAGGTCATCGCGCTCTGCTCCAACCGTCACCTCGTGCAGCAGCTGCCCATCGGCCAGAGCCAGGTGGATTTTCGTCTGACCGACGATGTAAACGTGCCGCTCGCCTGTATCTCCGGCCCCACCCCGCCGCGCGCGTCGATTGCCGATCTCGATCACAACGATCCGCGCATTGGCCATCACGGCGAGGTCATGTGGCGGCTGGTCAACCTGCTCAGCTTCAACCAACTGGGCCTTAAAGACCGCCACAGCGACGACCCGGCAGGCGGGCTGCGCGAGTTGCTTGGCCTGTTCTCCGACATCGGCGATGCCGTGACCGAGCGGCAGATCCGCGGCATCAACGGCATCAATTCCCGCCCCATCACCCGCTCGCTGCGCCGCGAAGACGGCTACCACGCCGCGCGGGGCACCGAGGTGACCCTGCGGTTTGACGAACGCGCCTTCGAGGGCACCGGCATCATGCTTCTGGGCGCGGTGCTCGACAGGTTCTTTGCCGATTACGCCCACATGAACAGCTTCACCGAGACGGTGCTCGTCTCCGACAGCCGGGGCGAGGTGATGCGCTTTGCGCCCCGCTCGGGCACCGGGCCGCTGCTGTGA
- a CDS encoding type VI secretion system baseplate subunit TssE — MAREAKQQLQIPIMYAFREAFRARDAKVDGTSYKDGQRVLTDRAAVRRRGANEAQLRRNLEIDLVQLANTINLDACMDVDDLEYVQKSVLNYGVVDLSNLTSEDIQVQRVPQQLARALINHEPRFVPETMDVQLREEFDDVNQKLMFDINAEMACKPVDIPLEFVAEIDVGSGKMKFSNIEGAG; from the coding sequence ATGGCACGCGAAGCCAAGCAACAGCTGCAGATCCCGATCATGTATGCCTTCCGCGAGGCGTTTCGTGCCCGCGATGCCAAGGTTGATGGCACCAGCTACAAGGATGGCCAGCGCGTTCTGACAGATCGCGCCGCCGTGCGTCGCCGTGGCGCCAATGAAGCCCAGCTGCGCCGCAACCTCGAAATTGATCTCGTGCAACTCGCCAACACCATCAACCTCGATGCCTGCATGGATGTCGACGACCTCGAATACGTGCAGAAATCGGTGCTCAACTACGGGGTGGTGGATCTCTCCAACCTCACCTCCGAAGATATCCAGGTTCAGCGCGTGCCCCAGCAACTTGCCCGCGCCCTGATCAACCACGAGCCGCGCTTCGTGCCCGAAACGATGGATGTGCAGCTGCGCGAGGAATTCGACGACGTGAACCAGAAGCTGATGTTCGACATCAACGCCGAGATGGCCTGCAAGCCGGTTGATATTCCTCTCGAATTTGTGGCCGAAATCGACGTAGGCTCCGGCAAGATGAAATTCTCGAATATCGAAGGCGCCGGATGA
- a CDS encoding ImpA family type VI secretion system protein — protein sequence MRYDNLFEPISDDQPCGPDLLLEDDDDYIEYYFEAIDRVPMRYIVSGETGEVFDRKNIDIKKEVAAIDKLLGRTRCLRLLALEAQFQALAGRIVGFSECVQAMQGLLERYWADVNPKIEEGDSTERRNAIELLNEMGQVVMPLEHAPLLEDRRAGRFSFRDYELSTGKKEPRGTETAAADAGAITTALQSADNAATVDQLYEALTLARAGCAAMKNTCMLGDSGAFSPQFDNLDETLRDMIALFDDARPDLAGGTDAATEAEAGDGTPGEPGEEGAPAAVAGGNVSVSSGPPTMVGPVPNHATAKAALEAIEAYFASVEPSAPALLLIRQAQDLFGKPLTEALEALLPGMSGNAIVDFGSKEGFMLDFGRMSQLAAYELPAGAAAVDTGPAEPVVCENREQAAALLTAVENFFRQTEPSSPVPVLLFKAKTYLNRDFSSIIGDLFQHMDQPG from the coding sequence ATGCGCTACGACAATCTCTTCGAGCCGATCTCTGATGATCAGCCGTGCGGCCCTGACCTGCTGCTCGAAGATGACGACGACTATATCGAATACTACTTCGAAGCGATCGACCGTGTGCCGATGCGCTACATCGTCAGTGGCGAAACCGGCGAGGTCTTTGACCGCAAGAACATCGACATCAAGAAAGAGGTCGCCGCGATCGACAAGCTGCTGGGGCGCACGCGCTGCCTGCGGCTGCTGGCGCTGGAGGCGCAGTTTCAGGCGCTGGCCGGGCGGATCGTGGGCTTCTCGGAATGCGTTCAGGCCATGCAGGGCCTGCTGGAGCGCTATTGGGCCGATGTGAACCCCAAGATCGAAGAGGGCGATTCCACCGAACGGCGCAACGCCATCGAGCTGCTCAACGAGATGGGCCAGGTGGTGATGCCGCTGGAACATGCGCCGCTGCTGGAAGACCGGCGGGCCGGGCGCTTCTCGTTCCGCGACTACGAGCTTTCGACCGGCAAGAAGGAGCCGCGCGGCACAGAAACCGCCGCCGCCGATGCCGGGGCCATCACCACCGCGCTGCAAAGCGCCGACAATGCCGCCACCGTCGATCAGCTCTACGAGGCGCTGACGCTGGCCCGCGCAGGCTGCGCGGCGATGAAGAACACCTGCATGCTGGGTGACAGCGGCGCCTTCTCGCCCCAGTTCGACAACCTCGATGAAACTCTGCGCGACATGATCGCGCTCTTCGACGATGCTCGCCCCGACCTTGCCGGCGGCACAGACGCGGCAACGGAGGCCGAGGCAGGCGATGGCACCCCGGGCGAGCCCGGAGAAGAGGGCGCCCCCGCCGCCGTGGCAGGCGGCAATGTTTCGGTCTCGTCCGGCCCGCCCACCATGGTCGGCCCCGTGCCCAACCATGCCACCGCAAAAGCGGCGCTGGAGGCGATCGAGGCCTACTTTGCCTCCGTCGAGCCCTCCGCCCCCGCCTTGCTGTTGATCCGGCAGGCGCAGGATCTTTTCGGCAAACCGCTGACCGAGGCTCTTGAGGCCCTGCTGCCGGGCATGTCGGGCAATGCGATTGTCGATTTCGGCTCCAAGGAGGGCTTCATGCTCGACTTTGGCCGGATGAGCCAGCTGGCGGCCTACGAGTTGCCCGCCGGTGCCGCGGCGGTTGATACCGGCCCGGCCGAGCCCGTTGTCTGCGAAAACCGCGAACAGGCCGCCGCCCTGCTTACGGCGGTCGAGAACTTCTTTCGGCAAACCGAGCCTTCCAGCCCGGTGCCGGTCTTGCTCTTCAAGGCCAAGACCTATCTCAACCGCGATTTCTCGTCGATAATTGGTGACCTGTTCCAACACATGGACCAACCCGGCTGA
- a CDS encoding type VI secretion system tube protein Hcp: MATALYMKLDGVEGECVVEGYEGWVDLESMSFAGSQSVTIGTGRGGGSGKVSMGDVMFTKICDKCSTDLVRKLALGQHYATVDIHATKATGDKPLPYFTIKLTHAMVSSMSFGGAGGNDVMTESGSLAYRQIDVEYKIQNEDGTETGTTTAGYNVATGAGI, encoded by the coding sequence ATGGCTACCGCTCTTTACATGAAACTCGATGGTGTCGAAGGCGAATGCGTGGTCGAAGGCTACGAAGGCTGGGTCGACCTGGAATCCATGTCTTTCGCAGGCTCGCAGTCTGTGACGATCGGCACCGGTCGCGGTGGCGGTTCGGGCAAAGTCTCGATGGGTGACGTGATGTTCACCAAAATCTGCGACAAGTGCTCCACCGACCTGGTGAGGAAACTGGCCCTCGGTCAGCACTACGCCACGGTCGACATCCACGCCACCAAAGCAACCGGCGACAAGCCGCTGCCCTACTTCACCATCAAGCTGACCCACGCCATGGTTTCCTCCATGAGCTTCGGCGGCGCTGGCGGCAACGACGTGATGACCGAGAGCGGCTCGCTCGCCTACCGTCAGATCGACGTTGAGTACAAAATCCAGAACGAAGATGGTACCGAAACCGGCACCACCACCGCTGGCTACAACGTGGCCACCGGCGCTGGCATCTGA